gactcgatctcatccttcagctgaaggcactcgttcgtggtgtgccccacgtctccgtggaactcacacctcttattggagtctcgcggacgccttcctccgtgagacactttcgggggcttcctgtagttgaccatattacaggtcgcccgatagacattctctcgcgagtctatcaaaccggtatattccgtgaacttgggctcatagtccttccggggtttctttgaatgatctccccggttggagtttcttccgcttcgtttgctccgcgattggctcaaatttcattATGGGGCTTTCGCTTGcagctgcggcatgccaggagcgatactacatccgatttttactgctccgtacccagagaaatgggtttgactcggcgtctgagcagacgcggaaggcccatacacacttggagtgaatcgggctcctggaagcgtgagggctggtgcgggagcttgcgaagcaaagctcggcgcagtcacggaaggcgttggagccaggggaactccaaaggcctgctggtaggcatcctcaaggttgatgattccctgagcttttgacatgaattcggacagcgtttctgcccgtctcctttgcatttccccccatagcagggagccgacagtaaggcccgattgaagggcgatcagcttcatgtcatcgctgaccttggttttcgcagcagcttccatcattctctgaatgaaagctttgaggttctcagtgggttgctgcttgatgttggttaaggaaccaacctccatgtcgtggtcgcgggcagcgataaactgcctcctgaacgcggactgtagctccttccaactgtggattgatccgggagctaatcttttccaccagtcctccgcggacttggtaagggtgagtgagaagcacatgcatttggcgtcctcactgactcgcgccacttgcatcattttattgtatttagctaggtgggtacgcgggtctgtcctcccatcatataattctatgtgaggcattttgaagttatccgggagggacgtttccgcgatcctcctaatacatggttccgggtcttcctcctcagagtctgacagggccccactttgcttccggaccagcttggtcaaggcagcaatctgttcctcgagcctcttcgtatcactttccgggaggtcacgtccccatagcttgtcattaatatgatttcggaggtcatctccgcgaggccgggccttttctcctttggccttttcatacttggcctccaaccttcttcttaggtccaccgtggaccagctatcttcggagtgcgagttcgcagcccgaccgtcctgattgacggaatcactggggcggttgttccttcccctaggcctgggtgccttagcaccgggccctttaggcacagagtgcccccttggggctgaaggatgtctgggcttaggagcgccagagaccttctgcgcgcgggggggggcagtcggcctggtgattcacgcctttaggaggtgcaggggcttcagcgcgcacaggctctccaactttttctttgcccttgttaggggcggctttggatggtccagcagtggctggatccggcatgggggcatcagcaccacctagaacagaggcatcctcgtccgagtcgcctagatctccgaacttactttggaggcgttccatcatgcgttgcattctttcggagacacgctcctgctcagcaagcttggccttagtggccaccagttcttcggctacttggaccagttctgggtccttctcatagtagcagccgtccttgtaataaccgtcttggacatactcttcttcgtcttctaagtatgttgtatcttcggtactgacccgatcctggcgggatgtcgggtcctcaccttggtagtctaagggttcgttttgcaccacatcttccatcacggtatcggggttgaccgtagcatttttgtcaacagcggattttctcgtagtcaccatctctttagcacgaagtgaatacaaaaaaacgtacacagaaaaagggctgactaacaacttcctacagctctcaatgaaagcaccaaaatgtttaccgagtttttcggaaacgaataactaacagaataataaaaagataagaactgtagaaatgctgaaatgtaactaaacaaacagtgtttttacgtggttcaggcgttaacaagccctagtccacgagtcgatgttattatacttgggaaaggttacagtaagatggctggtgcacaggaACTTcccacactcacagtgtttctctcgggttctcttgaagaagatgaagctagagagattttagtagagtttttgctatatgatttttccgtccctcttcttgtaaaatgaaggggtctttatagctagggttttggattagggtttttctctatgtacatgagtcttaattacaccagccataaatagggatacaattactgtagtagcatggctacaagactctatgtgggtatatttacgtgaaagtatggggaacacacaaagtcagccgtcttttccaagttgtcagcggaacagtaggcgaaaaggtacccttaggcgtgctgggatgtgtgcggctttgacctgacgggcgcgtcaggcgggatcctgtgtcaggcggatatcattccaaatatgcctcctctaggactcgaccgtttggctttgttccgtgcgaggcacggaactgcttccgcggagaccactcgaagagcttctcctggaaggagcttccccgaaggataccccttcgggagtccgggagagttgacgagtttccgtattgtgtttccttggaagagtaatccggacactaaacgggagaggcgaagcctttctgttcatccgcgagctctggtcacctaccgtgaaagacatcgataattctgcttccccgaggtcatcaatctaaacgctatccggaaatctggataacaatattattttatcatttatttatttaattaatcaattaactaaaaatgttattattaattacatgaaacttatttcataaatattaaaacttgaaaattATAATAACACATTACATTTTCCTATTTAAATGTTACActactaaaataaaatacattcaatTAACTCTAAAACATAACACACccttgaaatattaattaaattaaactaaTTTTCCGATACTATATCATCACACAAGTTTTCAATTAATGCATTTCGAAGTGCAATGTGAGCATCCTTATCTTTGATTTTTCTATGTCGAGCTAGAAATTCTTGAAATCGAGCATCGTCATTACCCACTATCTCGACTTTTGGATTTGGCACTTCGAGTCGTTCTTCAATGGGTGCATTAAAGTCGCGTTCATCTTCTATTATCATATTATGCATAATAATACATGAATTCATTATATCATGTAATATCCTCTTATTCCATAGACGTACTGGTCCTACCACAATGGCAAATCTTGATTGTAATACTCCAAATGCACGTTCTACATCTTTTCTACATGCTTCTTGTTTTCGAGCAAATAATTGTTTCTTCGGACCAAGTGGCTCATGAATGGTTTGAACAATAGTAGACCATTTTGGATATATACCGTCGGCTAAATAATAACCCATATTATACTCTTTCcctttaatgacataattagcGGGTGGAGAAATACCTGCAGCAAGATCAGCAAAAAGATGGGACGCTCCAACACGTTAATATCATTGTTAGATCTAGGTAGACCAAAATATGCATACCATATCCAAAGATCATAGTCAGCTACAGCTTCAAGAATAATAGTCGGAGATCCACTACGACCAGCGTATTGTCCTCCCCAAGTCGTATGACAACTTTTCCATTTCCAATGCATACAATCTAAAATACCCAACATTACTGGAAAACCTCGACTTTCACCAATGTGTAGTAGCCTTGCAACATCATCAGCGTTAGGTGATCGGAGATAGCGGGTTCCAAAGACCTCGACAACTACATGGAAAAATCGTTTCAAACTTTCCAAAGCAGTAGATTCTCCTATTTTGATGTACTCGTCGATAGCATTTGCCGGTACACCATATGCCAACATTCGAAATACAACTGTTACTTTTCGTAGACCCGATAACCCAAGATTACCGAGTCCATCTCTTCGTTGGA
The genomic region above belongs to Humulus lupulus chromosome 1, drHumLupu1.1, whole genome shotgun sequence and contains:
- the LOC133818413 gene encoding uncharacterized protein LOC133818413; the encoded protein is MGRALFLHIYDAVQRHDNYFVQRRDGLGNLGLSGLRKVTVVFRMLAYGVPANAIDEYIKIGESTALESLKRFFHVVVEVFGTRYLRSPNADDVARLLHIGESRGFPVMLGILDCISPPANYVIKGKEYNMGYYLADGIYPKWSTIVQTIHEPLGPKKQLFARKQEACRKDVERAFGVLQSRFAIVVGPVRLWNKRILHDIMNSCIIMHNMIIEDERDFNAPIEERLEVPNPKVEIVGNDDARFQEFLARHRKIKDKDAHIALRNALIENLCDDIVSEN